Proteins from a single region of Macrotis lagotis isolate mMagLag1 chromosome 2, bilby.v1.9.chrom.fasta, whole genome shotgun sequence:
- the UBE2Z gene encoding ubiquitin-conjugating enzyme E2 Z, which produces MAESPTEEAATAGAEAAGTPGPGAGGGGGGGGFGPPFLPDVWAAAAAAGGTGGPGGGLAPLPGLPPSAAAHGAALLSHSAFWDPTLSSDWDSERAAPQCLLRIKRDIMSIYKEPPPGMFVVPDPLDMTKIHALITGPFDTPYEGGFFLFVFRCPPDYPIHPPRVKLMTTGNNTVRFNPNFYRNGKVCLSILGTWTGPAWSPAQSISSVLISIQSLMTENPYHNEPGFEQERHPGDSKNYNECIRHETIRVAVCDMLEGKCPCPEPLRGVMEKSFMEYYDFYEVVCKDRLHLQGQTMQDPFGEKRGHFDYQSLLTRLGAIRLKVQEKHQQDSADIDSDSSSSETETDTQGSSRA; this is translated from the exons ATGGCGGAGAGTCCGACCGAGGAGGCGGCGACCGCCGGGGCCGAGGCTGCGGGGACCCCGGGCCCgggcgcgggcggcggcggcggcggcggcggcttcGGGCCGCCCTTCCTCCCCGACGTgtgggcggcggcggcggcggcgggcggcaCCGGCGGGCCGGGGGGAGGCCTGGCCCCGCTGCCCGGGCTCCCGCCCTCGGCCGCTGCCCACGGGGCCGCGCTGCTCAGTCACTCGGCCTTCTGGGACCCGACGCTGAGCTCGGACTGGGACAGCGAGCGCGCCGCGCCGCAGTGCCTGCTGCGGATCAAGCG GGACATCATGTCCATTTATAAGGAGCCTCCACCGGGAATGTTTGTTGTGCCTGATCCCCTTGACATGACTAAG ATTCATGCATTGATCACAGGCCCATTTGACACTCCTTATGAAGGGGGTTTCTTCTTGTTCGTGTTTCGCTGTCCTCCAGATTATCCTATCCACCCACCACGGGTCAAACTGATGACAACGGGCAATAACACAGTGAGGTTTAACCCCAACTTCTACCGCAATGGGAAAGTCTGCCTGAGTATTCTGGG TACTTGGACTGGCCCTGCCTGGAGTCCAGCCCAGAGTATCTCCTCCGTGCTTATCTCCATCCAGTCACTAATGACTGAAAACCCCTACCACAATGAACCTGGCTTTGAACAG GAGAGACACCCAGGAGACAGCAAAAATTACAATGAGTGTATCCGGCATGAGACCATCCGAGTGGCAGTCTGTGATATGCTGGAGGGAAAATGTCCTTGCCCGGAGCCGCTGAG GGGTGTGATGGAAAAGTCCTTTATGGAGTATTATGACTTCTATGAGGTGGTGTGCAAAGACCGACTACACCTTCAGGGCCAGACAATGCAG gATCCTTTTGGGGAGAAACGAGGCCACTTTGACTACCAGTCTCTTCTGACTCGTCTTGGGGCAATTCGTCTGAAGGTGCAGGAGAAACACCAGCAGGACAGTGCTGACATAGACTCAGATAGCAGTTCAtctgaaacagagacagacacacagggGAGCTCAAGGGCCTAG